Proteins encoded in a region of the Orcinus orca chromosome X, mOrcOrc1.1, whole genome shotgun sequence genome:
- the LOC117198633 gene encoding uncharacterized protein LOC117198633, translating to MARVLHVERTLESLKGERFWPLLDTLSTLLPVCVGGSFCRDRARPGAWSAGESQAAWRGADLPDLRPEGSARTRGGGCGMKLCVSSCCLPYLALSPKIWSQNSTLDASPQGHLGRPGASHKGLPRWQGTSLTAPEKMAAPELSTQGLFLPPWTLDAIANDLESHLHLFLGDFGLIRRTGRSRTIGKDRGRCGIFPTLSVILKETKHTKTPLVWTGCRELGLPVEPPEEVGFGEPGVPGSPETGLRLPPPPRALSQTPLRHGGRGRVGALPAAADPRAPGAPPPGCLGPVRLCVAAAAAAPPHPGRDPRTGKPESWLPAGPGPRRPAIPRPERRTEGSPAAASAHPPGGPRPRPPAPSSGTQQRNTTSTLLARIWTQKTPVSRKYSHLSNPVIYMHSKLTRY from the exons ATGGCTCGCGTCCTGCATGTGGAAAGGACGTTGGAGTCCCTAAAAGGTGAACGTTTCTGGCCCCTTCTCGACACCCTCTCCACCCTTCTTCCTGTCTGTGTTGGGGGGAGCTTCTGTCGAGATCGGGCGAGGCCCGGGGCCTGGTCCGCCGGTGAATCCCAGGCGGCGTGGAGAGGCGCTGACCTGCCCGATCTGAGGCCTGAAGGGAGCGCGAGGACCCGAGGGGGTGGCTGTGGAATGAAGCTCTGCGTTTCAAGCTGCTGCTTGCCCTATCTTGCCCTATCTCCCAAAATCTGGTCCCAGAATTCTACCCTGGACGCGTCGCCCCAAGGCCACCTTGGTCGCCCAGGGGCCTCCCATAAGGGATTGCCCCGCTGGCAGGGCACTAGTTTGACAGCTCCTGAGAAAATGGCAGCACCTGAGCTGTCGACTCAGGGCCTCTTCCTGCCCCCCTGGACTCTGGACGCTATTGCTAATGACCTCGAAAGCCACCTCCATCTCTTCCTGGGG GATTTTGGTTTGATCCGGCGCACGGGCAGGTCAAGGACTATTGGCAAAGACAGAGGGAGGTGTGGAATCTTTCCCACGCTTTCCGTCATCCTGAAAGAAACCAAGCACACGAAAACCCCTCTTGTCTGGACGGGCTGCCGGGAACTGGGCTTACCAGTGGAGCCCCCGGAGGAGGTCGGCTTTGGGGAGCCCGGGGTTCCAGGCAGCCCGGAGACGGGGCTCAGGCTCCCGCCGCCCCCACGCGCActctcccagactcccttgcgCCACGGCGGACGCGGGCGGGTCGGGGCCCTTCCGGCCGCCGCGGACCCTCGGGCTCCCGGGGCGCCGCCACCCGGCTGCCTGGGGCCAGTCCGGCTTTGcgtggccgccgccgccgccgccccgccccaccccggccgcGATCCCCGGACCGGGAAGCCCGAGAGTTGGCTCCCGGCCGGCCCAGGGCCCCGCAGGCCAGCAATCCCGAGGCCTGAACGGCGAACAG AAGGAAGCCCGGCAGCAGCCAGCGCCCACCCTCCGGGAGGACCACGCCCGCGCCCGCCGGCTCCCTCCAGCGGGACGCAG